TCTCATATACGTATGCCGTTTTTCTGGAACGCGGGGTAGTGTGGCCAATGCTGGGTTTCCTGCAGGGATTTTCCTACGGGCTCTTTCTCACCAGCCTGGTGTGGCTGATGCTGGGGGTGATCCGTCCCGAACTTGGTGATCCCGCCACACCGCCGCGGCGCTGGCCGGTGGTGGTGCGCTATGCTTTTGTAGCGCCGAGCCTTGCGGTGCTGCTGTGGCTGACGTCGCTATGGGGCGGCTTTTCTCCAAGCCTGGGCGGCTGGCTTGCCGGTCTCGTGGCGATTGCCGCCGAGGTGCCCATGGAGCGGCGCTGGCGCGGATGGCTTGCCCGTCGTCGACAGCAGCGCGCGGCGCTACAGCGAAGCGCCGAGACCGCCCGCCGCCAGGCCAGCGAGCGCCAGGAAACCGGCGTTCAGACTCTCGATCCCGAACACCCTCCGGCGGATGCCGACGACCTGGTGCTGTCATTGTGTCGTGCCAAGCAGGCGCTGCTCGAGGTGGATCGCAGCGATCATGCACCCCAGGCCGATCGCCTCTACAGCCGCTATCGCCATGTGCTCGGCGTGCTGGGGAGCCGCTTCGAGGTCGGCGAGCTTGCTTACGAGCGCGCCCGCGGCCTGGTCACGCAGGTCTGCCTGGGCGCCATCGACAACTTGACGGCCATGGCCCACCAGGCCAGCGGCGTCGCCGGGGTGGATGCCGCCTACGTCAAGCGCCGGCTGGCCCGCGACGCCGCCAACCTGACCGTCGAGGAGCGTATCGCTCTCAAGCGTCGCCTGGCGCTGGTCGAAGACACCGAGCGACAGCTGCGCCAGCTGGCGGCGCGCAATGAGGCGGCCCTGACGGCGCTGGATGACGCCGCCGTGGCGGTGGCCCGGCTGCGTACCGACAAGCCTCAGGCGAGCCTGGCCGCCGAGCAGGCGTGCGCCGAGCTCAAGCGCTTCGTCGAGGGCGCCGAGCGCTATGACCGCAGCCGCTGAATAAGATACCTCAGGCTCAGCATGGCCGCGGCTTTCCCAGTGGGCCGCCGTCATGAACTGGGCTAGGGTGAAGAGCATCACAACCCGAGGAGCGCAACGATGAGCGACGAAAACGCGGGCGGCTTCTCGCGTCTGTCCCTGCCGCCGGTCGAGGTGATCGAGGCCGAGCTTCGCCACCCCCGCACCGGCCAGCGCCACGGTGAAACGGATAAAGAGGCTGAGCGGGCATCTGAAAGAATGTCCGTCGACGAATTCAGGGAAGCCGCTGGCGATGAGCCCAGCGATGCGGCCGATGCTGACATCGACTCGGAGCTCGTCTCGCTGGCTGCTGATTTCGTGGAAGAGATTCTCGCCGATGAGGGCGCGGCTAGCCGTCAGCGCCGGGCCGTCGACGAGATGGGCCTTTCGCTGCAGCGTCAGGCCGCCCATTACAGCAGTATGCTCGATGCCCCGCTGCGCCAGCTCGCCGAGCACGGCGAGGACGGCGGCCCGGTGGCGCGGGCGCTGACCGACCTTCGCGATCGCATGGGGCGTCTCGATCCGCACCAGCACCGGCTGAGCCCCGGCCGCTTCGATCGCCTGCTCGGGGCCCTTCCCGGGGTCGGCAATCGCCTGCAGCGCTACTTTCACAAGTTCGAGACCGCCCAGCAGGCTATCGATGCCATCATCGGCGAGCTTGAGGCGGGCCGCGATCGCTTGCAGCGCGACAACCTGACCCTTGGCGATGATCAGGCCAGCCTGCGCCAGATCCATCATCAGCTGGCTCGCCAGGTGACGCTCGGGCGGCTGATTGATCAGCGCCTTCAGGATGCCTTGCCCAATGCCAGCGACGATCAACAGCGCCGCTTTATCGAGGAAGAGCTGCTGTTTCCGCTGCGTCAGCGCATTCTCGACCTGCAGCAGCAGTTGGCGGTCAGCCAGCAGGGCGTGCTGGCTCTCGAGGTGATCATCCGCAACAACCGCGAGCTGATGCGCGGCGTCGACCGGGCCATCAATGTCACCGTCTCGGCGCTCAGCGTGGCTGCCACCGTGGCGCTGGCACTGGCCAATCAGCGGCTGGTGCTGGATCGCATCGAGTCCCTCAATACCACCACCTCCGAGACCATCGCCGGCACCGCTCGGGCACTGCGCCAGCAGGGTGTCGACGTGCAGAAGCGGGCCGCTTCGGCGACGCTGGACATGGGATCTCTCGAGCAGGCCTTCGGCGATGTGATGGCGGCGCTCGACGACCTCTCCCGCTACCGGCAGGAAGCTTTACCCGAACTTTCAGCGCAAATCGAACGTCTGGATGGCCTGGCCCGCGACGGCGAGGCGGCCATCGAGCGCCTGGAGCGCGGCGAACCGGATCTGTTCGCCGCCCATTCAGATGACGACGAGACGAATGACGCGGGCAGCGAAGGGGAGGGCCGCAAGCGGCGATGATGGCTGCGGGCGTCACGCGTGAGTCAGCGTCGGTTCAGGCGCTTGGTGGGGCCGAACCTGAGGTGCTGGGTGAGTCGTTCAGGTGGGCCGTTCAGGTGAGAGCCGTGCAGAATAGGGCTGGGTGAAATAAAGCAGGGTCGTCATGGACAAGCCCACCGCCCGTCGCGGGGTGAGCTATGCTGCACTGTGACGGACAGAATGGGTCATGGTCGGCGCCATTGCGGCGCGGCGCCCAGGTCGTCCCGGGCCTAGTGGCCAAGAGAGGCGCACGCCATGCTCACCCCCAAGCAGATCTTCGTGATAGGCCTCAACGACTTCAATCGTGCCCGGCTCGAGCAGTTGCCGGGAGCCAAGGGCTGCGAATTCCACGGGATCATCCCGCCCACGGATGTTTACGACACCGAAGTCTTTGATATCGCTGGCATGCTGTCGCGGGCCGGCGACGAGCTGGACGCCTTCGATGGGCCTATCGACGCCATCATTGGCTACATGGATTTTCCGGTCTCGACCATGCTGCCGATCCTGTGTCGGCGCTTCGGCACCCGCACCACCAGCCTCGAAAGCCTGCTCAAGTGCGAGCACAAGTTCTGGAGCCGGCTGGTGCAGCGCCAAGTGATTCCCGATGTGATTCCCGCCTTCACCGCCATTGATCCATTCGATGATCAGGCGCTGGATACCATTCGTGCGGCGGGTCTCTACTTTCCCTTTTTCCTCAAGCCCATCAAGTCCTCCGGGTCACGGCTCGGCTTTCGCATCGATAGCCCCGAAGACTTCGCTCACGCCATCGTGCGGCTGCGCGAGGATATCGGCCTGATCGCCACCCCCTTCAATACTGTGCTCGACCACGCCTTGCTGCCCCCGGAGA
Above is a window of Halomonas sp. I5-271120 DNA encoding:
- a CDS encoding cobyrinic acid a,c-diamide synthase, whose amino-acid sequence is MLGFLQGFSYGLFLTSLVWLMLGVIRPELGDPATPPRRWPVVVRYAFVAPSLAVLLWLTSLWGGFSPSLGGWLAGLVAIAAEVPMERRWRGWLARRRQQRAALQRSAETARRQASERQETGVQTLDPEHPPADADDLVLSLCRAKQALLEVDRSDHAPQADRLYSRYRHVLGVLGSRFEVGELAYERARGLVTQVCLGAIDNLTAMAHQASGVAGVDAAYVKRRLARDAANLTVEERIALKRRLALVEDTERQLRQLAARNEAALTALDDAAVAVARLRTDKPQASLAAEQACAELKRFVEGAERYDRSR
- a CDS encoding toxic anion resistance protein, giving the protein MSDENAGGFSRLSLPPVEVIEAELRHPRTGQRHGETDKEAERASERMSVDEFREAAGDEPSDAADADIDSELVSLAADFVEEILADEGAASRQRRAVDEMGLSLQRQAAHYSSMLDAPLRQLAEHGEDGGPVARALTDLRDRMGRLDPHQHRLSPGRFDRLLGALPGVGNRLQRYFHKFETAQQAIDAIIGELEAGRDRLQRDNLTLGDDQASLRQIHHQLARQVTLGRLIDQRLQDALPNASDDQQRRFIEEELLFPLRQRILDLQQQLAVSQQGVLALEVIIRNNRELMRGVDRAINVTVSALSVAATVALALANQRLVLDRIESLNTTTSETIAGTARALRQQGVDVQKRAASATLDMGSLEQAFGDVMAALDDLSRYRQEALPELSAQIERLDGLARDGEAAIERLERGEPDLFAAHSDDDETNDAGSEGEGRKRR